From a region of the Arachis ipaensis cultivar K30076 chromosome B09, Araip1.1, whole genome shotgun sequence genome:
- the LOC110266836 gene encoding uncharacterized protein LOC110266836, with translation MFSSSFSPEPHSSFYLALVVHNRIVLLLGDSPKDAYSKSKALHANNPNSLLLKKEHVFADTVYSTTAIFGGKTRRIQIDCGSSKDNDSASSKLSFSVDGDRVLQIKRLKWKFRGNERVESMEGAPELLPKEKDSEGGEGGNEQGQQGKASKGEERASESPCETESQRSVMKSSDKPPMG, from the coding sequence ATGttctcttcctccttctcccCCGAACCCCACTCCTCCTTCTACCTCGCTCTCGTCGTCCACAACCGCATCGTTCTCCTCCTCGGCGATTCCCCCAAAGACGCCTACTCCAAGTCCAAGGCTCTCCACGCTAACAACCCCAACTCCCTACTCCTCAAGAAGGAACATGTCTTTGCCGACACCGTTTACTCCACCACCGCCATTTTCGGCGGAAAGACCCGACGTATTCAAATCGACTGTGGCTCCTCCAAGGATAACGACTCTGCCTCCTCCAAGCTCTCTTTCTCCGTCGACGGTGACAGGGTGCTGCAAATAAAGCGCCTCAAGTGGAAGTTTAGGGGGAATGAGAGAGTTGAAAGCATGGAGGGAGCGCCGGAGCTTCTCCCGAAAGAGAAGGATTCAGAAGGCGGCGAAGGTGGAAACGAACAAGGACAACAAGGGAAGGCGTCAAAGGGAGAAGAACGAGCTAGCGAATCACCTTGTGAAACTGAGTCGCAGCGCAGTGTGATGAAGAGTTCAGATAAACCTCCGATGGGGTGA
- the LOC107619773 gene encoding DNA polymerase delta catalytic subunit-like, producing the protein MFIYPTFACQAQDHDSFNFCNLQVLEARAGFYEKPIATIDFASLYPFIMMAYNLCYCTLVTPEDVRKLNLPPESVNKTPSGETFVKSNLQKASIGMDNLNA; encoded by the exons ATGTTTATTTATCCAACTTTTGCTTGTCAAGCACAAGATCATGATTCTTTTAACTTCTGCAACTTGCAGGTATTGGAGGCAAGAGCTGGGTTCTATGAAAAGCCAATTGCTACAATAGATTTTGCATCACTATATCCATTTATTATGATGGCctataatttatgttattgtacCCTG GTGACTCCTGAAGATGTTCGGAAACTTAATCTCCCTCCAGAATCAGTGAACAAAACTCCATCTGGGGAAACATTTGTTAAATCAAATTTGCAGAAG GCTAGTATTGGAATGGATAACTTGAACGCTTAA